TGCTCGTCGAGGCCGGAGGCGAACGGATCACCCGCGTCGAACGCGGCGTCCCGGCACCGCCGGGCGCCGTCCGCCTCCCGGGGCTCACCCTCCCCGGGCTCGCCAACGCCCACTCCCACGCCTTCCACCGCGCCCTCCGCTCCCGCGCCCAGCGTCACCGCGGGACGTTCTGGACATGGCGCGAGCAGATGTACGAGATCGCCGACCGGCTCGACCCCGGCTCGTACCGGGCACTTGCGGCCGCCGCGTTCGCCGAGATGGCCCTCGCCGGGATCAGCTGCGTCGGCGAGTTCCACTACCTGCACCACCGCCCCGGCGGCGACCCCTACGACGAGCCGAACGCGATGGGCGAGGCGCTGATCGCCGCCGCCGCCGACGCGGGCGTCCGCATCACCCTGCTGGACGCCTGCTACCTCACCGGCGGCATCGGACGGCCGCTCGCCGGGACGCAGCTCCGGTTCGGCGACGGCACCGCCGGGAACTGGGCCCGCCGCGTCGACGCCCTGCACGAGCGGACGAACAAGGCGGGCGCCGGGCACGCCCGCGTCGGCGCCGCGATCCACTCGGTCCGCGCCGTCCCCCGCGAGCAGCTCGGCGCCGTCGCGTCCTGGGCGAAGGAACGCCGCGCGCCGCTGCACGTCCACCTGTCGGAGCAGCCGGAGGAGAACGCGGCGTGCCGGGACGCGTACGGGACGACGCCGGCGCGGTTGCTCGCCGAGGCGGGAGCGCTCGGCGCGTTCGCGACCGCCGTCCACGCGACCCACCTGACCGGCGACGACATCGGCCTGCTCGGCGCCACCACGACCGGCGTGTGCATGTGCCCGACGACCGAACGCGACCTCGCCGACGGCATCGGCCCCGCCCGCGACCTCGCCGACGCGGGCGCCCCGGTCTGCCTCGGCTCCGACCAGCACGCCGTCGTCGACCTGTTCGAGGAGGCCCGCGCCGTCGAGCTGAACGAGCGGCTGCGCACCCGGCGGCGCGGCCACTGGACCGCCGGGGAGCTCCTCACCGCCGCGACCCGGCACGGCCACCACGGGCTCGGCTGGCCGGAGGCGGGCCGCCTCGAACCGGGCGGTTACGCCGATCTCGTGACGGTCGACCTCGGCTCGGTCCGGACGGCCGGCGCCGGGGCCGCGCACGCCGCCGAGGCCGCCGTGTTCGCCGCGACCGCCGCCGATGTCCGGCACGTGGTCGTGTCGGGCCGCCAGATCGTCCGCGACGGCCGCCACCTGCTGATCGACGACGTCCCGGGAGCCCTGGCCGCCGCGATCGGCACCGTCACCGAGGAGCCGCCTTGAGCACCCTGATCACCGGCATCGGCGAACTCGTCACGAACGACCCCGCGACCGGCGAGGGGCCGCTCGGGATCGTCCGGGACGCCGCGCTCGTCATCGACGGCGGCACGATCGCGTGGACGGGCCCCGCCGCCGCGGCGCCGGACGCCGACGAACGGTTCGACGCCGGGGGACGGGCCGTCCTGCCCGGGTTCGTCGACTCGCACGCCCACCTGGTGTTCGCGGGGGAACGCGCCGAGGAATTCGCCGCCCGGATGAGCGGCGAACCGTACGCGGCGGGCGGCATCCGCACCACGGTCGCCCGCACCCGCGCCGCGTCCGACGGCGAGCTGCGCGCGACCGTCCGGCGGCTCGTGGGCGAGATGGCGCGGCAGGGGACGACGACCGTCGAGTGCAAGTCGGGGTACGGGCTGACGGTCGAGCAGGAGGAACGGGCGGTGCGGATTGCCGCCGAGTACGCCGACGAGGTCACCTACCTGGGCGCGCACATCGTCCCGGACGGCGCCGACGCCGCCGCCTACACCCGCCTCGCCGCGACCGAGATGCTCGCCGCGTGCGCGCCGCACGCCCGCTGGGCGGACGTGTTCTGCGAGCGCGGCGCGTTCGACGCCGACCAGGCCCGCGAGATCCTCGAAGCGGCGATCGAGGCGGGCCTGTCGCCGCGCCTGCACGCCAATCAGCTCACCGAGGGCCCGGCCGTCCGGCTCGCGGTCGAACTGGACGCCGCGTCCGCCGACCACTGCACGTTCCTGTCGGACGCCGACGTGGACGCGCTCGCCTCGTCCCGGACCGTCGCGACCCTCCTGCCGGGCGTGGAGTTCTCCACCCGGCAGCCCTACCCGGACGCGCGCCGCCTCCTGGACGCGGGCGCCACGGTCGCGCTCGCGTCCGACTGCAACCCCGGCTCCTGCTACAGCTCGAGCATGGCGTTCTGCGTCGCGGTCGCCGTCCGCGACATGTGGATGACGCCCGCCGAGGCCGTCTGGTCCGCGACCGCCGGGGGCGCGCGGGCACTCCGCCGCACCGACGTCGGACGCCTCGCGCCCGGCGCGCGCGCGGACGTCCACGTACTGGACGCCCCCACGCACATCCACCTCGCCTACCGCCCCGGCGTCCCCCTCACCAGCGCGGTGTGGAAGAAGGGCCGCCGGGTCACCGCTACAGGTAGCGGCGGTTGACCCGGATCAAGGGTTCTTTCTCACGGGTGATGTAGTCCGCCGCGAGGATCTCCGCGACGAAGAGGGCGTGATCGCCCGCCTCGATCGTCTGCCGGGTCCCGCACTCCAGCGCCGCGACGCCGTTCTCCGGGACCAGCGCGTCCGACTCGGTCCCGCGATGGTGCGGCTCGCCCGCCAGCAGGATGCGGGCGCCCGGACGGCCCGCCGCAGCGAACCGTCCGGCGAGAGCCCGCTGCCCGGACGACAGGACGGTCGCGGCCCACCGGTCGCGGCGGCCCAGCACCTCCGCCAGGTACGACGACGAGGACAATCCCACCAGCACCAGCGGCGGCTCCAGCGACACCGACATGAACGACGTCACGGTCGTGCCGTGATCGTCGCGGCCGTCGCGGACGGTCAGCACCACCACGCCGGTGGCGAACCCCGCGACGGCCTCGACGAAGTCCGTGCCGTCCGCCACGTCAGCGGATCTCCCACGAACCGGGCAGGGTGAGCGCGCCGGCGGACGGCAGCCCGAGCCGGGCCGCGAGGCCGCCGAGCGACCCCCAGCCGTCGAACCGGGCGGACGCGGCGGTGCGGTCCTCGCTCGACTCCGGCGGCTTGAGCCGCTCCAGCGGCGACGCGTGCGGGTACGAGCGGATCGGCGCGTCCGCGGCCAGCCCGCCCTTCTTGCGGGCCAGTTCGAGGGCCGCCTCCAGGCCGCCCAGCTCGTCCACGAGGCCGCCCTCGCGGGCGTCCGCACCCGTCCAGACCCGGCCCCGCGCCAGCTCGTGGACGCGCTCGCGGGACAGCCCGCGGCCCTGCGCCACCTTCGCGGTGAAATCGTCGTAGATGCGGTCGAGCGAAGCGTTGATCCGCTCCCACTCGGACTCGCTGAACTCCTTCGTGGAGCTGAACATCCGGGCGTGGTCGCCGTCGGCGACCGACCCCATCCCGATGCCGATCCGGTCGAGCAGGTCGCTGACCACGGCCTTGCCGACCACGACGCCGATCGACCCGGTGATCGTCCCGGGCTGCGCGAAGATCACGTCGGCGCCCATCGCGACGTAGTAGCCGCCGGACGCCGCCACGTCCCCCATCGAGACGATCACGGGCTTGCCGGCGCGGCGGGCCAGCGCCACCTCCCGCCAGATCGAGTCCGACGCCACCGCCGACCCGCCCGGGCTGTTCACCCGGAACACGATCGCCTTGACGTGCGCGTCCTTGACGGCGGCGCGGAACGCGGCCCCCACCGTGTCCGAACCCATCGCCGGGCCCGAGCTCGGCAGCGGCCCGCCGCGCCCGCTGCGGCCGAGCCGGATCGGGCCCTGCCCGTTGATCAGCGCGACGACGTCCTGCCGGCCCGGCTGCGGCAGCTTCTTCGCGAGCCCCTGCGTCCGGTTGTAGCGGGCGACGTACCTGAGCTGCGCCTCGTCGCCGAACCGCTTCCGCAGCGCCGCGTACACCTCGTCGCGGTAGCCGAGGTGGTCGACCAGGCCCTCCTCCAGGGCCTCGTCGGCGAGCAGCGGCCCGCGGTCGACCAGCTCCCGCACCTTCTCCACCGGCAGGTTCCGGGCCGCGGCGATCCCCGCCGCGAGCTGCTCCCCGGCGGAGGCCACCAGGCGCCGCGACGACTCCTCGTGCTCGGGCGTGTACGCCTTCTCCATGAACGTGTTCGCCATGGTCTTGTACTCGTGCCGCGCCGCGAACAGGGGCCGGACGCCCGCCTTCTCGAGCGCCCCCCCGAAGAACGGCTCCTCCATCGCCACGCCCGTCAGCCCCACGTCGCCCGTCGGCTGCAGGTACACCTCGTCGAAGGCGGTGGCCAGGTAGAACGGGACGTTGCCGCGCCCGCCCTCCCCGAACGTCTCCGCCCACGCGACCGTATGCTTGCCCGCGTCCCGCAGCGCCTGGACCGACTCCCGCAGCTCCTGCGCGAGCGCCAGCCCGAGCCCGCCGGTGATCTTGACGACGAGGGCGCGCACCCGCGCGTCCGAACGGGCGCGGCGCAGGCCGTCCAGGACGTCCCGCAAGTGCGTGCGGCGCATCGACATGAGCGCCGAGATCGGGTCGGCGGGCGCGGTCTCCACGATCCCCTCGGTGAGGTCCAGTTCGAGGATCAGCGGGCCCGTCCGCCGGTCGCGTGCCTGCTTGATGACGTTGACCACTGTGCCGGGATCCACCATGAAGCCAGCCTATGCGCGCGCCGCCCCAGAGGGCCCCTGGAACCCCCGCCATGCGAAGCCGCCGAATGGGCCGCACCACGCGAAGGGCGCGTACTCGATCGTCCGAGCCACGTGTCACGCCTCGCGCGGCCGTAGGCGCCCCGGGCGCCGGAGGCCGCGCGAGGCGCCGGGGACGACGACCGCAGCGTGCGTGAGAGTGCCGCACGGAACAGGGTGGCTCGCACCGGCACGCGAGGATCGTCGTTCCCGCGACGGGGGTTCCAGGGGGTCGTCCCCCTGGGCGATGAAGTCAGCGGGCGAAGGCGCGGTTGGGGAGGACGCTCGCGGACGCCTGCGCGACGGGGCGTCCGGACGCGTCGGAGATCAGGGCGTTGGCGACCATCCGGGTGCTGCCGGGGTGCACGCACGTGCCGGTCACCGTGTACGTCTCGCCCGCGTTCACGCCGCGCAGGTAGTCGACGTTCAGGTTGAGGGTGAGCATCGGCATGAAGTGCTCGCACGTGCTGGATCCCGCGAGGCACACCGCGTTGTCCATGATCATGGCGATGTAGCCGCCGTGCACCGTCCCGCCGGGGTTGCACAGGTGTTCGGCGGGCGTCCAGGAGATGTCGACCCGGCCCGGCTCGGCGCCGGTGATGACCTGGCCGATGTGCTCGTTGACGTCGGAGAGCTCCGGGAACCGTCCGTCGGCGAGCGCCTGGATCAGCTCGGCGCCCGACAACGTGTTCCACATGTCGGCATGCTCCTGCGGTCCCGCGTCGACGCTCAACTCTGCTCCCTGATCAACTGGACATTCGACCCCGAATCGTATTCGGGGGGATGGGCCGCGGCACTGTGCCGTTCATCACGGCCCCGGGTCAGGCGGGGCGCAGCACGCCCTCGGTGTCGCCGGTGCCGGAGGAGCGGTACCGGAGGCCGCCGGACGTGCGCTCCAGGGTGATCGTGCCGCCCATGCAGAAACCGGTGATGCCGGTGGCGTCCTCGATCTGCTCCTCGAACGCGGCCCGCGACGGGCCCGTCTCGGTGACCGACAGCGACATCCGGCAGCCCCAGGTGACGTAGTCGGCGGTGCCCTCGCCGTCGTCGTCCAGCTCGATCGTGACGGTGGTGCTCGCGTCGCCGACGGTGATGCCGCCCCGCTGGGTGATCGTGCCGGTCCAGGTGCCGGCGAACCCGGCGGGCAGGGCCCCGTCGGACGTCTCGGACGGGGACGGCGACGGGCCGTTCGTGGGGCCGTTCGTGGGCGTCTGCGGGGTCCGGGACGGGGACGACGCGGCGGGCGGAGCATCGCGCGCGCCGTCGTCCAGCGAGTTCACGACCAGCCAGCCGCCGGTCAGCAGGGCGGCCGCGGCGACCACGGCGGCCGGGACGGCGACGCGCCGGCCCCGGCCGCGACGAGGCCGCTCCGGGGACGCCGCGTGCGTGGCGCCGCCGGGCGGCGGGGGCGGGACGGGCGCGGGCGCCTCCGCCCGGCCGTGCTCGGCGGACGGGTCGACCAGCCGGACCATCAGGTCGCGGGCGGACGGGCGGCGGGCCGGGTCCTTGGCGAGGCACTCGGTGAGCAGCGGCGCGAGCCAGGGCGGCACCCCGCCGAGGTCGGGCTCGCCGTTCGCGATCCGGTGCATGACGGCCGGGATGCTGTCGGCGGGGCCGAACGGGGGACGGCCCGTGGCGGCGTACACGATCGTGCCCGCCCACGCGAACACGTCCGACCTGTCCGTCGGCGGGTGACCTTCGAGCCATTCGGGGGCGAAGTACGCGGGCGTCCCGACGAGCTGCGTGTGGGTCTCGGCGTCGATGGCGCGGGCGATGCCGAAGTCGACGACGCGCGGGCCGTCCGGGCCGAGCAGGACGTTCGCGGGCTTGAGGTCGCGGTGCACGATCCCCGCGCCGTGGATCGCGGCGAGGGCGCTCGCGGTGTTCACCGCGAGCCGCTGCAGCTCGCCCTCCCGCAGCGGCCCCTGCTCCAGCACGCGTTCCTGCAGGGACGGCCCGTCGATGTACTCGCTCACGACGTACGGGACGGCCGTGTCCGCCGAGGCGTCCACGACGGCGGCCGTGCAGAACGGCGCGACCCGCTGGGCGGCGGCCATCTCCCGGGCGAAGCGCGCGCGGGCCGACTCGTCGGTGGTCTTGAGCGTCTTGACGGCGACGCGCTCGCCGGCCGGGCCCTCGCCGAGGTAGACGACGCCCTGGCCGCCCTCGCCGAGCCGCCCGGTCAGGCGGAAACGCCCGACGGTGCGCGGATCGTCGGGTTGCAGCGGGGCAGGCGGCATCTCTCTCCTCGGGCGGGATCGGCGGGCGCGCCGAGCGGATCTCACCACGGTACTTGCCATCGCGAGCGCACACGCAGCGGATATGGTCGGCTGCATGGGTGACGGCGACGGGTGGGCCGACTGCGCACAGGGGCACCGCCACTGGGGACGGTTCGGCGCGGCGGGCCTGCTCGCCTACCATCGGGACGCGGACGGCCGGGTGTGGACCCTGCTGCAGCACCGCGCCCTGT
The nucleotide sequence above comes from Actinomadura algeriensis. Encoded proteins:
- the sppA gene encoding signal peptide peptidase SppA; amino-acid sequence: MVDPGTVVNVIKQARDRRTGPLILELDLTEGIVETAPADPISALMSMRRTHLRDVLDGLRRARSDARVRALVVKITGGLGLALAQELRESVQALRDAGKHTVAWAETFGEGGRGNVPFYLATAFDEVYLQPTGDVGLTGVAMEEPFFGGALEKAGVRPLFAARHEYKTMANTFMEKAYTPEHEESSRRLVASAGEQLAAGIAAARNLPVEKVRELVDRGPLLADEALEEGLVDHLGYRDEVYAALRKRFGDEAQLRYVARYNRTQGLAKKLPQPGRQDVVALINGQGPIRLGRSGRGGPLPSSGPAMGSDTVGAAFRAAVKDAHVKAIVFRVNSPGGSAVASDSIWREVALARRAGKPVIVSMGDVAASGGYYVAMGADVIFAQPGTITGSIGVVVGKAVVSDLLDRIGIGMGSVADGDHARMFSSTKEFSESEWERINASLDRIYDDFTAKVAQGRGLSRERVHELARGRVWTGADAREGGLVDELGGLEAALELARKKGGLAADAPIRSYPHASPLERLKPPESSEDRTAASARFDGWGSLGGLAARLGLPSAGALTLPGSWEIR
- the hutI gene encoding imidazolonepropionase, translated to MSTLITGIGELVTNDPATGEGPLGIVRDAALVIDGGTIAWTGPAAAAPDADERFDAGGRAVLPGFVDSHAHLVFAGERAEEFAARMSGEPYAAGGIRTTVARTRAASDGELRATVRRLVGEMARQGTTTVECKSGYGLTVEQEERAVRIAAEYADEVTYLGAHIVPDGADAAAYTRLAATEMLAACAPHARWADVFCERGAFDADQAREILEAAIEAGLSPRLHANQLTEGPAVRLAVELDAASADHCTFLSDADVDALASSRTVATLLPGVEFSTRQPYPDARRLLDAGATVALASDCNPGSCYSSSMAFCVAVAVRDMWMTPAEAVWSATAGGARALRRTDVGRLAPGARADVHVLDAPTHIHLAYRPGVPLTSAVWKKGRRVTATGSGG
- a CDS encoding serine/threonine-protein kinase, producing the protein MPPAPLQPDDPRTVGRFRLTGRLGEGGQGVVYLGEGPAGERVAVKTLKTTDESARARFAREMAAAQRVAPFCTAAVVDASADTAVPYVVSEYIDGPSLQERVLEQGPLREGELQRLAVNTASALAAIHGAGIVHRDLKPANVLLGPDGPRVVDFGIARAIDAETHTQLVGTPAYFAPEWLEGHPPTDRSDVFAWAGTIVYAATGRPPFGPADSIPAVMHRIANGEPDLGGVPPWLAPLLTECLAKDPARRPSARDLMVRLVDPSAEHGRAEAPAPVPPPPPGGATHAASPERPRRGRGRRVAVPAAVVAAAALLTGGWLVVNSLDDGARDAPPAASSPSRTPQTPTNGPTNGPSPSPSETSDGALPAGFAGTWTGTITQRGGITVGDASTTVTIELDDDGEGTADYVTWGCRMSLSVTETGPSRAAFEEQIEDATGITGFCMGGTITLERTSGGLRYRSSGTGDTEGVLRPA
- a CDS encoding formimidoylglutamate deiminase, with protein sequence MQWHAQFAWLGDGVAADVLVEAGGERITRVERGVPAPPGAVRLPGLTLPGLANAHSHAFHRALRSRAQRHRGTFWTWREQMYEIADRLDPGSYRALAAAAFAEMALAGISCVGEFHYLHHRPGGDPYDEPNAMGEALIAAAADAGVRITLLDACYLTGGIGRPLAGTQLRFGDGTAGNWARRVDALHERTNKAGAGHARVGAAIHSVRAVPREQLGAVASWAKERRAPLHVHLSEQPEENAACRDAYGTTPARLLAEAGALGAFATAVHATHLTGDDIGLLGATTTGVCMCPTTERDLADGIGPARDLADAGAPVCLGSDQHAVVDLFEEARAVELNERLRTRRRGHWTAGELLTAATRHGHHGLGWPEAGRLEPGGYADLVTVDLGSVRTAGAGAAHAAEAAVFAATAADVRHVVVSGRQIVRDGRHLLIDDVPGALAAAIGTVTEEPP
- a CDS encoding PaaI family thioesterase → MSVDAGPQEHADMWNTLSGAELIQALADGRFPELSDVNEHIGQVITGAEPGRVDISWTPAEHLCNPGGTVHGGYIAMIMDNAVCLAGSSTCEHFMPMLTLNLNVDYLRGVNAGETYTVTGTCVHPGSTRMVANALISDASGRPVAQASASVLPNRAFAR
- a CDS encoding flavin reductase family protein, whose translation is MADGTDFVEAVAGFATGVVVLTVRDGRDDHGTTVTSFMSVSLEPPLVLVGLSSSSYLAEVLGRRDRWAATVLSSGQRALAGRFAAAGRPGARILLAGEPHHRGTESDALVPENGVAALECGTRQTIEAGDHALFVAEILAADYITREKEPLIRVNRRYL